TGTAGTGAAGagattttcatcattttcactCTGAGGCTTCGTATATTTATAACAGGAACTTTAACATTGTAATTGTGTTCAAGTTATTTTGACAATGATAAATGAAAATACAACTTTTGTTATCCATATTAATGTTTATAATTAGTCGTTGATGTCTATGTTTCGGTTAATCCATATTTTGTATTGTGATTAGTAAGGGTTACAATAATTGGTATGTGATTTAAATAGATgaagttaaataaattgattgaataaatatgataaattgaagaactgctcgtccgtgcatcgcacggagacGAGCTAAAATCCTAGTATATCTAATTAGGATTGACATATAGGCTATTAATTGAGTAAAAAATATGCCACATTTGTGGTTAGGACATCATAGGTCTAGGAATAGAAGCATAAGTTGTATGTCCCTTGCTTCTTAAGGGAGCTTTAGGTGTAACATAGTTAAGGCCTTACTCTATTCCATAAGGCCTTACTCCATTCCATCGGCAGGAATGGAGGCATCACATGTCCCCAACCCTTCCCGCGCCCCTTAATGACCTCTAATTCGTTTCTGACCCACACCCGTGGGTCAGGTGTGGGTCATTCACTATCCTGACGAGACAAAAAACTGACTTTTGTTTTCAAGGGCCAATTTAGACTTTTGTTTTCAAGGGCCAATTTAGATTCATCCGTATATTCCCTGATTTTATTATAAAGTTATCCTTAAACATACACTACCATATTCTCTGTTTCGCTGTTTCAAAGAACATCCGtattggaagaaaaaaaaaacatccgcAACACATTTTGTACTCTAATAAAGATTGGCCTAAGTTTATACCATTAGAGAGTGATAGGAAGAGACGAGAGATATAGATGTGACCGGAagagagtaagagagaaaaaaaaagttgttcCAATGTATATATACTTTAAAGCGGTACACGTATCATTGTTGTTTATACTCCCGCCAAACATAAcagataataatataatatcatTATTCATATTACACTAATAATTCCTTTTTCTCTTGTTGAGTAATTAAAGATGCAATATCATTTGCAATGTTTTGGGCATCCATGTTAGCTCCAAAAAATCCCCTCCTTGACAGTCCAACACAGTACAAACCATTATTACCCTTCCAATGGTTTGGTAAACCAGGCTTTGGAAAGCCATCCTCGTTCAAAAAATCATCACCACCCTGTACAAAATCAATTAACATTCTCATGTCAGTTAAACTTCATTGCATAATAGTTAAATTAGATTAGAACAGAACATTTTATTCATTAAAGGGTACAATATATGATACATACCTTAAGCCACTTTTTAGTTGATCTTTTGAAGCCTGTGCAGAAAATGATGGAGTCAAATGGCTGCGACTTGCCATCCCGGAACAACACTTGGTTACCTCTTATGCTCTCTATTTCTGCTGGCAACACCTACACATAGCATAATAGAATGCCACTCACTCCATGTCTCTGTCACATATGTCTTAAATTGAGCAAAAGAGACAGCAATGTTTATGAATCAAACAATGCAAATGCTGATGTAGTGAAGGATGTTGGTCATTTCAAGCTGGGAATTAAGGAAGTAACAACTAAGTGTTAACATGTTTATTGAAACACATGAATGAAAACTTAAAAAGGCTTAAGGTTCTTCATGAGTGTGGATTTAGCTTCTTAACTACAGGGTTGGCATTTTGTGTTTTAGGAGAGTGCTGCACTTGTTCTATCAATTGCTAGTAATGACAAATCCACTTCATTTTTCTCTACATCTCTATCATCCTCTTTCATCACATATATTATAGTACATATATCACATCTTTCATTTCTCTTCCTTTCCCACTCTCACTATTTTGCATGTAGACACTCCGCTTGGGTGTCAAATAAGCATTTTCCTTGTTTAATTGTATGTTTCAGTTTGCAGGTCTCTGCTATCCTTTTTCCCTTCCTTCACTCCTTAATGTGTTTTCATATGTACTCAAAAAGGAAGTTAAACTTACatatcataatcaattatgggaTCAAAAACACAATTGACAGTCACTTTAACTCACATTCACTATACTCAAGTTTACTAAAATGAATTcttatcaaaatcaattctgctaATGCTGTTCCACAAAGTAATGACAAGCGCACACATACGCACAAGCACGCACGTACACACGCGCGCGCACACACACGCAATCACACCTGAATCTCGtcagattttattttgtttaccGTTCCCATGTAGATTACAGGGAACTTGCCATACTTCTTCTTCATGGCACTATACTCAAGTTTACTAAAATGAATTCtgatcaaaatcaattctgctaATGCTGTTCCACAAAGTAATGACAAGAGCACACACATACGCACGACCGTGCACGTACGCACACGCGCGCGCACACACGCAAACACACCTGAATCTCTCcagatttgattttgtttacAGTTCCCACGTCGATTACAGGAAACTTGCCATACTTCATCTTCATGGTGAAAGGGCCCTCAGTGGGCACAGGTATGCCATACTTGCTGAGATCCCCATACACAATCCTGCTAGCCATCACCACCAGATTCTCCACCGTGCTCAAAGACAGATACCTCAACAACTCTCCAGCATAATACATCATATCCCTTGTAAGAAAATGAACCTGAACATacataacagcaacaacaacaataatacaCACATAGACAACCTTAATTAGCCCCTTATACTTAAGgaatttaaaaatcaaattcataaaaaaataaaattgtaacTTCATAATTCTATTCCTATATAGTACCGGGCTTCGAACAATGATGGAAGGTTTAGCACCAAAATTGGCCAAGTCTAATGAAATCTCCATGCCAGAATTGCCAGATCCAACAACAAGAACATTCTGATTTTTGAACTCTTTCCCATTTTTATACCCTGTTGAATGAATCACTTTCCCTTTGAAACCCTCTAACCCTTCAACCTCAGGTATGCGAGGTTCAGCTGTTTCACCAGTAGCCACCACCAAGAATTTGCCAGCATATTCTTCAACATGACCAGAGGTTCTGTTCTTAGCCTTCACTCTCCAATTTTGGTGACTATTATCATGTTCTGCTAGCTCCACTGCTCTGTGGTACAGAGGATTGATGTTGAAATGCTTGACATAGTTGTCTAAGTACTCTATGAACTGCTTCTTTGGCACGTAATGGGGATAAGAAGGTGGAAATGGAAAGTGTGGAAGCTCACACGATTGCTTCCTTAGGTGGAGATGGAGGCGATCATAGGTGTATTTCTGCCACAGGGAAGCAAAACAGTCTTCTCTCTCAAGCATGATGTAAGAAATCGATTTCTTGGTTAAACAGGAAGCGGTGGCGATTCCAGAGGTTCCACCTCCGACGATTATCACCGATGCTTCCTGCATGGTGTGTTAGTTTACAAAGGTTTTTCGGGAAATGGCGTGTCTTTGTGACTTGATAAGGAATACTGCTTTTATGGTTCAAGGGTTGCCACTTGCCTCAGCAGCACTTTGAAACAACTTATTTTCAGTTGAGAACTTGGATATTGAAAgagttatgatattctcacatTTCTTTCTCGTATAATTAATTTTCACCatgtttttctttctatctctctcatacGTTTTATCATATCACCAATCTCATTATTTATttcactttcttttcttctcaaaTTTAAAGAGGTGGAGAGGTAAAGGGGTGTGTACCCAACATTTTTCCATATTGAAATTCGAGAACTCGCGTTTATGATGCACTAGGTGTGAAAGTAATTCAAGACTTTTAAGCTTTCTCCTGGGTTCAACTTAAAACGAAACATGAATGAATGTGATATAATAGAGTGTTTACTTTTGGTGCATATGttatttaagaaaaatgttCAGTAAGCACGAGGAATTATGATTTATTCACAGagttgtctaaataacccatGAGAAAATTTGAGTAAATAATTCATTGTCCAATTACATTAAAGATAAGTGAGTTAAaatttttacttttgtttttaatttatttataaaaaaaatattggttcATTGAGTTGTGGGTTAGTAACccacatgagtcatttagacactCCTTCAAACTTTAACTTTATTTTTAGTTTACATGtatctctcttttttcttttaattaaatctattactccctccgttccttattataaggtcattttttagtgtttttcttgttcctaaATAAAAGTCTATTTACAATATCAatagagcattaattattttttttcaaaactatcctcatatttaatatgaaagagacaatgaggttttgaaataataatttagagagagaaatttataagaaattaaataaggatagtctaggaaagtgaataaattcttttacaaatttattgtttgtaactacttttcttaatctaagagaattaggtaaaatgagttatatataggaacggagggagtatttccTCACTCTTTTCTTCCTAAATTTCTCTAATTCATTTGTTTTTAATAGTGTGAATGGAATTTTATCAATTTTATTCCATATAGAGTgctaaagaaagaaagaaaagtctACTACACAAACCATTCTCATCCTCCCAATGTTTTTCCTCATTGAGAAGATGACACCTCCCTGCTCAGCATAAATCAATATTGTCATGTCATCCTAATCTTTTTTTAGCGTAATAGTCAATCTTTTCATTGTCTAAGAATCGTGAGGGATACTTCTAAGATCTAACCAACTGTGGGAGCCATCTTTTCTTGTCTTTTTATGGCTCCAGATCTAGATTATTCTTAAACACATGTTTTTTCAACATTTTGGTAAGAAACATCAAGTGGAACGTCTTAAATACATACTTCCTAAAGGCCTAGTTGTAATTGATAGTTAGTAGTACAAATGGATAATGTATCAATAATAAGCCCCCCAGTTATCTGTTGGCATCTTCCTCAATTAGAATCTAAAACTAAGAAGAATCAAAAAAACAAGGAGAAAACATTTGAGGCATGAGACTAAGGAATTGAGGTGGGATAGTCATGCgaaatttgaataaaaatttattaCAATTTGAATGCATACCGGTACTTGATGATACaaagaattaaagaacacatGAAAAAATAAAGTACACACACTAGGAATCTAAGAGTAGCGGTAACATTGAATAAAGATTTATACGAAACTTGTACATGATTATGTTATTTGCTAATTTTGTAAACCACGCCTAGAGAGCTCAACACTGGGCTGATTCCTTGGAGTTCCATGAAACAACTTCATTGAAAATGCTCCCACAAGTTTGTTGAACTCAAATGGGTACTTCCATTTCTTTGTAGACTCCTTAGCAATGAAGTTTCTCATCTCTACATTCTCCTGCTTCAGCATATCTATTGCTAAACTCAGTTGTTTTATCACCTCTATTTTCTCTACATCCTTCTGCTTGAGTTCTTCTTTCTGTGCCTCATTCTCATCTCTAAGTTTCTCTATTTCTTCCCTCAACATTATCACTTCATCACAAATGGCATCCTTCTTCTTGAGTTGATCCTTGTTAACCTTGGTCTCTTCATTGAGTCTCTTAATTTCATCCCTCAGCTTCATCACTTCCTCATTGGCAGAAGCCACAAATGAAACTTGCTCTTCTTTTGTGAAGTTGTGAAATTTGGCCCTCTCCTCTTGCTCCTGATCAGGATCATCAACTTCAGATTCCTCATACTCATCTATAGCACAATCCTCAGAATAGGTATCATAACCATTATCTGCAAAACTCATTAGCTTCTCTATTTGATATTTGGCTGAAGCAAAGGGTGATCCTCCAGTCGTGAGATGGCTAATTCCGGTGTCAGGTTTCACTTGATCATACCGCTCAGCTAGTGAGCGGTGTGTCCGGTAGAAATCTTCAACCATGCTCACGAGTTCCGGTCGCTTCTTGTAGTACATCTCTGCACGTTGGGCAAAGGAATCTGCATCTTCTTCAATTAACTTTAAAATTGCCTTCGTCTTCTCATTTAGCTCTGCATTAAACATACCAATAGAGTCACACATAAGTTTACAACGTGTTTGGTTCTACATTTGGAAGACACACAATCAATTATGAGAAAAAGCTAATGTGTAACTTTAAGTCACCGTATTGTCTGTCACCACTGATCCAAACAGGCTATTAATCTCTTCAGCGAAATCCTATTCCCACATAACCTTTTTATACCTTTAACCTCCACACCAGTCTATAGTTTGTACCAAAGATGTTTATAGCTTTTCCCTTTATAACCTATGCTTCTTTCAACCATACCTTAACCTTAAGCCAGTGATACTTATTCCTTTTGGTATGTGATCATGTTGCTACTTGCTAATAGTTTGTAATATAGGTAAATTGTAGAAGGCGAGTGTATAAACTTAGTGCTCAAGTAGATGCTCTAGTCTCTTTTCCCCCTTTAATAATAAAATCATTATGTGGCACAAAAAGGTATACATAACAGATACATGTAaaaaagaaaccaaacaaaGGTCACTCCAACGGCTAAATCCAAAGgtggaaaaaggaaaagaacTTGGAAAGTAACACTCAGATAAATCATAACGGTAGCTCAAAACCTCTTTTGTGTTTATACACTATTGTTCATTTGTTCCTCTTTCTTTAGCTCAAAACAGTAATATTTCCGGGGGACAAAACTTCAGCAATTCATGAAGATAATCTATAGGTCTATATTAAAGGGCAAACTCAAATAACATTTTTCACACAATCAAAAATGCATATTAGCCTATAGAATCAAATCAACCAAAGAATATAAAAGGTGCTGCAGTGCAATAGCAAAAGAAATTATTGCTGCAAAGTGCAAATTGATAAtgaagaagagagaagaaggaCATGCATAATACCAGATAGAGTGGATTGAAGCCATGGAGATCGTTTAGTACTACTGTGGCTATCAAGAAACCACCAATGTGAGGGTTGATTCTTCGTTATTTCAGGCATCTTCTCCTTCAATATTTTCTTGTCTATCCCCAAGTTCCTCCTATTTATCAAAAGAACAAAACATATAATATTAAAACCACAAAAGATAACCTTGAATTCCTAAACCAAAAGTTGCATAAACATAACTATCAGCTAGGCTAGCAGTAGCAAAGTCTCAATCACATTGTTTCAAAACACCAAAGATATCAGAATTTGCGTGAAGAAACAAATGCACCGACTCAGTGACTCAGAGACTGACTCTGACTCTGCCTCTTCGCTATTCTCAACAGTCAACACAGCACACAGATACACCGAACAAGGCCATTCCCgttatttcaattttcaacagTGCTACTACCAATGCTACGCGTGGGAAAACTTTCAAATCCCGAAAATCCAAAACTAGTAAAAAAATGAAAGTATGAAgaaagcaacaacaacaacaaaaaagacACAAAATAGTTCAAAATACAGGGCAACCCACAAGGCAATTCTTCTTGATTTCATTGTTAAGAGGACAAAAGATTCGGACTTTGAAATACCCATTTGGCAAATCAAAGTAAAAAcgaagaaggaagagagaaaTGTACCTGAATGAAGTTTTATGATGGTGGGTAGGTAAAGGCTTCGACTTCTAAGTGTAATCAGCTCAACGGCACTGTCTTGTGCGCGTTTTGTGCTCTGAACAGAAACTGCTGCAACTATGGTGGAGTAGTGTGAGTGTGAAGAGTGTCCACTCCACTCCAAGAACAAAGAGGGAGAGTGGCACCATAAatattgtttcttctgattttgAATTTCTTTGACTCTATTCTGAAGTAGCTACCTATCATATTCTGCCACGTGTATTTGATGCAGGCCCAACCCTACACGTTGACCCAATTACTGAGTAATGACTTTTTTAAGTCCTTGGTTTTTTGGGTTAGAGAAGAGCTAATCCAAATATAATTTCACTTATTCGAGAAGTAAGATTTTAATATGTTGGCTTCAACATAAATTAACATTGAGTTCAACGGAAATCTAAATGTACACTTAATGAAGCTTACATCATCATATAAACTACTCTATCAATTTATCATACTTAAGATTATGAAATGCTAATTATTGATCAAAATAAATAAACCATAGTATATCGTGTGAGCATGTGAACATGTGTGTTGTATTATGGATTTGAAAAGTAATGGAGCGTGTAGTATTGGTATGGTGCAACGGTCAGAATTGCAATTGGAAATGTCTCTGTTTCCATTTTGGTTGAAATTCCTTCACATAGGCTCcaattaaaatgattttaatttattGGAAATTTCGGTTGCTGGCATTATTAAGTTCTTAATTTATTGTTAGGAAGCTAATTAGTCATTACTCTTCGTTAACAACGCCTCTATTCGTTGCAAAGCCTTAATTAACTTCTAGATTTCACTTTGCAGCCTTGACCAAGGGACTGTTCACACTTCACATAAACTGAAATGAAAGCAAGAGATAGAAGGAATTGACTCTCTTTCATATTGAATGAATCTGATACACATCACTTTGCTATTTTCCACATTGATTTGTGTATCACTATATTTTGCCAAACACTCAAATACTTGATACATCCCTTTGCTAgtccttataaaaaaaaaacatccttTGCTAGTTTCGACATTGATTTGTGTACCATCATTTTTTCGCAAGCGCTCAAACACTTTTGAGATCGATAGGCTTTGGATATGGAAGACCATTTTCGAAGTAAAGAGCGTTGAAGTTTCCGGTTATTCAAGGAAAGAAAATTAAGAGGAATGAGACGTCGTGCAACAAGCGATTGCTATTGACATTGTGCGACGGTGCTTACTTGTAACATCTTCATCAAACATTAATTCTCGCAATTATTACGTAATGCTAAAAAACACATTTGATATTTGAATTGTTCTTTCACTCAATAGCTTTGAAAACTCTAACCCTACAATGGCAAAGGATGAAGATGCATTTTCACCATGCAATCTCGACAAAGACTACTTGTCTTCTTCAATCGTCATCAAGTTTAAACGGCCCATTCATGTACTGTGAGGATCGTTATCGATTGGTGCGTACAGTGACCCATCaccctatttttttatttgaacaaCATGTTTAGTCCTATTCAAGTTAAGTATAATCAATATGAGCAATAAAGCTCTTTATACCAAGATTTAACGCAACTACATTTATAAAGACTCAAGTTAAAGATCTCTGATTAAGCTAGAACAAACTCATGTCAATTGACTTAGGCAATTGGTTGTCAGCTTATAAAAGATATGTACTGTTTTACAAATATAGTTTAAAGTTTCTCACTAATAAGTTTCCCACACAAGACAAATGCGTATACCTCTATGGGACTATCAAATAATGACTTCAAAATCAAGATAGCTAATCAATATCCTTTGGATAATTGGATAGTAATGAAAATGTAGATATATTACGAATATGACCATAATAAACGATAGCCTCATAGTATTTCATAGGGTTCAAAAAGAGTGCTTCCCAACATCAAAGATaaactgaaaaaataataaCACAACCACTAAAATTTCATTTCTTCATAGTCACAGACAGCGTAGTAAACCTTCAACTTCACTGATGATCCAAATAGCATTGAAGGCCTCAATCGTGAAATAGATAAGCCTGCTACTAGTAAGGTTGTGGCCCACCTTGCCATGGGCCTCCTCGTGGACCACCGAAACAACCTTGGAACATCCAGCAACAACACAAGCAGTAGAAGCTGCATTTGGAAAATCATTCATGAACAGCATAATATTATACTCTAACAATAacttagatatatatatatatatatatatataaacgtccaattgaaaaaatgataaaaagctTCAGCAATGTTCAATTATCACTCACCATGAAGATATGATGTCACATAGACCATTAGCAAATCCACCAAAAAAACCACCACCAGGTCCAAAGAAACCCGGTCCGCCAGGGCCAGGACCCCAACCCGGACCGCCAGGTCCAGGTCCCCAACCTCCACCAGGACCACCCGGGCCTGGACCCCAACCTCCACCAGGTCCTCCTCCACCAGGACCTCCAGGTCCCATGTTTAATTAGCTTGCAAGCACCACAGAGCAGGGGAACCTAGGGAGAATGAGCTTCAGGGCAGTGATGAAACCAAGGGCTGTGAAAATTTGGGATGAAAAATGTATTCCTGTTGCTCTGTAATGTGTGATTTGATAATCAAAAAGCTACAAAACTGGCTCCTATATAGAAGATGCAAGATTCAACAACTTTTCTTCTTGTTTAGTTGTTAGGCTTGCATGCATGCTTTATCACTCAAGAGAAGCAAAAACTATCAGTCAAAGCCATGGTTAGCTAGCTACCATTCAAACCTACAAATCCAACTTAAAGAAAAAAATCTCATGACAGTAGTTAATTAATGCTTAGCATATTTTCATTTCTATTTGAAGTCAAATGCATTGTGTGACATTATTCTAGATTTCCTGGTAGATCACTCTATTCATTAAAGCCTCAGCACTTAGCAAATAAATTACTTTGTGATGGTAACTGTTAATCAAATGACTTCATTGACTAATTGTTGAAGTGGGGTGAGCTATCTACTGCATAATCACAATCACAAGTTAGTGAAGTGACTCGTTTTTACTAAATTCATTCCATGAAAAATTCAAACATATTAGAATTAGAATCATTAATAAATCACACCCTTGAGAATTCTCAATTTACTTAGCTTGTGAGAATTTGGTGAAAGCATCAAGTGAAAGTCAAGGGATTCTGCCAATACAGGTCAGGCCTTCTCAATCCTTGTCTCAGTCTAGTACAGTGCACCAACGATTGCATTCACCATTATTTCACACATATTCATGTAGAAATGGAGTTGGACTTCAACAACATAGCAGAATGAGTCACGCATTTTTTGTTTTGTCAAAGGAACTAAATAAAGTTGGATTCAAGACCCTCGTTATGGGCTCAGGGCCCTTTTTATTGGACCTCTCCTGTTAGGATACTATGGTCATCTTTGTCATGTTAATGTCCACACAAAAAGAATTCAGGACCAAAAAACATTATTTATGTTGATGTTTTCATATTGATGACTCAAATAATAATTTGATGGCTGAAAACTTGTTGTTAGTTGGTACCAGCTGTATTGCTTGTCTTGGATATCAGACCTGATCATCTTGTATGGCTCTGACCAAGGCCTTTTGGGAATAAATTCATGTAGAAGCTTATTGTCCTTCCCTAACAAAGGTCCTTTTTAGCCAAAATCAGATCCTTCTacaaattgattttgaggatGAATAAACAACGGATAACATTTTAAGGAGAAGACCAAGTAAGCAAATATCACACAAAGAACAACAATCTAATGTGAAGACAGAAAGCTTCAGATTAGCATTTCGGCACATTCTTCATAGCAACAACAACCCATGTCTGTCTGAAAAACAACACGGTGCGCAAAAATGTTGTCGCAGCTCATGCCAATAATGCTCTCATCATCAGCAACTCCACTTCAAAATTCAATTCAACTCAATTCACTTCCTTTCTCAAATTCGAAAACGAAAATGGACATCGAAGAGAAAAAAATCAGACAAAATACATGTGAATTTCACAAACATAATCAGAAAAAAATCATATACTACGATTGCCATGGAAAACAAATTCAAAAGGAGAGAAATTTAACAGACAACAATTTTCGCAACAAGGATCAGCGATGTACATTAGGGTTTCATGATAAATAGGAAGGGAGATTCGAGAAAAATATAGGGTTCTTCATTGGGTTTGTTCAATTTTCCTGGCCCAGCCCAAGAGGTTATATGGCAAAGCTAAAGAGACCAAGGTGTTAAATTTAACACCCTACCCATGAAATTTCTCACCCCAGCTGAAAACCCTAGAATACCCTCCATTTTTCAGAACACAAAGGAGTTAAATGTTGAATTTTAGCTTTGAAATTTATTTCCCGAATGGTTCTAGGATTTAAATTACCTGAATGCTACTCAACATGGATTCTTGGATTATAAATCCCGGAAAGTACTAAATTTAAGGGGCATTTTAGACAATTGTTTCTTTAAAGTGAGGTATTAAATTGGTTGCTTGAGGTGCCAAATTTAACGCTGAAGAGACCACCCCACATCAACATTACAT
This is a stretch of genomic DNA from Lotus japonicus ecotype B-129 chromosome 1, LjGifu_v1.2. It encodes these proteins:
- the LOC130730890 gene encoding protein NETWORKED 3A-like, with translation MPEITKNQPSHWWFLDSHSSTKRSPWLQSTLSELNEKTKAILKLIEEDADSFAQRAEMYYKKRPELVSMVEDFYRTHRSLAERYDQVKPDTGISHLTTGGSPFASAKYQIEKLMSFADNGYDTYSEDCAIDEYEESEVDDPDQEQEERAKFHNFTKEEQVSFVASANEEVMKLRDEIKRLNEETKVNKDQLKKKDAICDEVIMLREEIEKLRDENEAQKEELKQKDVEKIEVIKQLSLAIDMLKQENVEMRNFIAKESTKKWKYPFEFNKLVGAFSMKLFHGTPRNQPSVELSRRGLQN
- the LOC130730891 gene encoding uncharacterized protein LOC130730891; this encodes MGPGGPGGGGPGGGWGPGPGGPGGGWGPGPGGPGWGPGPGGPGFFGPGGGFFGGFANGLCDIISSCFYCLCCCWMFQGCFGGPRGGPWQGGPQPY
- the LOC130730889 gene encoding probable indole-3-pyruvate monooxygenase YUCCA10; the protein is MQEASVIIVGGGTSGIATASCLTKKSISYIMLEREDCFASLWQKYTYDRLHLHLRKQSCELPHFPFPPSYPHYVPKKQFIEYLDNYVKHFNINPLYHRAVELAEHDNSHQNWRVKAKNRTSGHVEEYAGKFLVVATGETAEPRIPEVEGLEGFKGKVIHSTGYKNGKEFKNQNVLVVGSGNSGMEISLDLANFGAKPSIIVRSPVHFLTRDMMYYAGELLRYLSLSTVENLVVMASRIVYGDLSKYGIPVPTEGPFTMKMKYGKFPVIDVGTVNKIKSGEIQVLPAEIESIRGNQVLFRDGKSQPFDSIIFCTGFKRSTKKWLKGGDDFLNEDGFPKPGLPNHWKGNNGLYCVGLSRRGFFGANMDAQNIANDIASLITQQEKKELLV